The genomic region TAGTTTGTCCAAATTATATTAAAGAGATTTGCCTTAATACTATTAACAAAAGCTAAAACTCCGAGTGTTTGAGTATTTAAGTTTGAGTTTCATTATACGTAATTGTCATATATATGTCTTCGTTTCATCGTGAACTATTATCATACAtgggttttatttaatttaattgatgacttttattttggattttgatttactttgcaagtatttttattatattatatttataaattcaaagaaaagaaaaataaatatcaaatttcagtATAATAGTGggactaaaatcataataaagcCTTCTTTTATGCTTTGTGTCCGTTTTAGAAAGCTTTACAATTGGCATACACGTGCCACATAACAAGATCTTATATGGTTAAAGCAAAATTTATGGTTATTGAATGGCTAAAATATTTGGGAGTTCTTCGGATTACAGGGATtagatcaaattagtccctctattattaaatgaattaatttagtcACTATATTATTAGAAAGAACCAAATAAGTCTAGATTATAACCGAGCTAATATTCACTGTAGAAAAAATatcttgaaatttatttttttcagtcgcaattcaattccaaacaaaatatttcatttacagaaccataaaaacttttaaaatattaactacgTTAAacaattaatgatatttttttaacaatataatgTTAGCTCTGTTCCAGTTTggccttatttgattctttttaatagtacatggactaaattgatccatttaatagtGGATGGACTAATTTGGTTAGGTCCTTATAATAAAGGAAAATCTAAGGTACATTCACCGTTATCGGATCTATATTTATTGTAGGCCTCAATAAAATAATGACACTTCAATAAAATAAGGGTCCCTTTGGATGGGCAATGCGTTTATCTACAATTAGCGTAAAAATAACGATGATGGTGAGATTAAATACTATAGCGATATTACCATTAATGTGGTGAGAGCATCCAATATCAAAATAGCGCACTAGATTGAcaataatcttttaaatattgatGCCCAAATAGCATACACCTTTGATACTTCCTCCTCCATACAAGGTTTTGCTTTTGCATGCAATCAGTGCCATGAGCAATTGGAACTGCAATTGTATTTGCCTACTTCAACCTCAAGTCTCAACATTTTGAAGCATTTTTGGCTTGATATGCCTGAGCGCTCTATAGTGATAGCACACAATCCTATAATGTTGATTCACTTTCTTGTCACTAGGAATATCAttgttatttttggttttgacaaaagtaaaataaaatgattaactTGTTTTACTTACAAAATGCACTCTCAATTCTAATTTCTATAGAACAATTTAAGTGTTAAAATCTCGATACATAAAGCATATCGGACTTGCTACCATAAAGAATCAAACGCAATCTCCATCCCCATGAAAGCACAACAAATGCAACATCAAGAATATCCTAATAAAGTCTAGGATATTTTAGAGATATTCAAGATAAGTCTTCAATTCATTTGATCGAGTCTccttaatttagggttttaatttatttgatctaATTCGATCCAATCCGCAAGAAATCGTTGCTTCACATGATCGATCTTCAAAGACGGGTTCACACACTTTCAAAATATCAGTTATGGTCATggtctaaaaattaattttgagaaataattaattttattattatttataattaaaaaattaaacataatttcttttaagataCGTAAATAATTGcttcacaaaattaaattacatcaCTGCTTACGTTTTTCCTCTACAATTTCTCTGGTCATCAAGGGGTGTGCACAAAAATATCTAAACATCTATtcagaaaaattataaaaaaaaatgttatctttcaatttggtccaatcAAATGTCATTGAAGGTTTAACCAATAACCTTCGTACACAAGCCATATGCTAATTGACATTTCTCCTCAATATTACAGCTTCAGCTAAGCAATGCTTGATgtaagtatattttattttatgggatgaattttaaaattaaacatgaattttagttcaatgtgtaattttatataattttatacataaaattttaatttaatttttataaattatttatatatgattattgatataatatcattttatgtatatatattgtatacatatataattatatttacccaatttaaaaataaatcgaGGTATTTCTTcctttaaatatgtataattaaattaaaattaaagtttcatgtgtGTAATTGTATCAAATCAAATTAcaccttaaataaaaaatcacgtataattttgagatttattttattaaaaaatatatgtactattttaaccattttagaAGATAGCATTTTTATGTACATGTTGGGATAAAAATAAGTGAAGAGTCgaagaaagaaaagttaaaaatgtcGTTATCATACTTTTTGTATCAACCAATAGATACCTTTCGTGTcgaaatcaatatcaaataatttaagttgTGCTGTAGTTTACGTTTTGATTATTCAgttttaaaaggttataaaatgataattgaatttctcgaaagttttcatttaatgagtagaagaacatacttAGATCCAAATCGATCTGACAGACAATTTTGGAGATcagagaagaaagttgtttagaTTTTGATTCGTAGATTCATaatattcaaaactattttatgaaaaaaaaatgaactgtAAAAGAGAAGATGAATGAAAGTTTTCAATTAGTGTAGATAGTGCGAACAAGGAAGGGCATACAAGTACAATAACGATTTTAAGAgcccagtgacttaaatgaatgcttttaaataattcaatgattattttataaatttactaataatttagtgacattaAGTGCAacttaaatgatataattttataattacatttgaAAAAACATTTGCATGCATatataatatctattttattaaaaaagagagTCTAATTTACGTGTATATATTCTTGCCTAACTCAACATCGAGAAAGTATTGTATGAAATTgggatattatatattttcaagagTTTTATATCACATCAACAATTTCatcttgaatttcaaaattttcatttaggttCGATTTTttcatgataaaaatattaaaatttaagataaaaatacttaatggacataaaactattaaaaaagataCAAATAACGTGGCGTTACTATCTCATTCAATCTTTTCTCCTCGAGATCTACCTTGTAAACTTAAAACTTCACCTTGTTAATACAAAGCGATTTCCGAGTAATCATAGTATCAAACATGGCGAGTTCTTCAAATACCCTTGCTGAGGTGCTGTTGTCAAGGCGAGTTCAAGAAATGGTCGTCAATGGCGAACAACCTGTATCACTTTACATTTGTAGAGATGAAAAAGATGCTCAAAATGCTCCAATTTCCCCGTTAGCTCCAATCCCTATTATCGACCTTAGTCTCCTCTCATCATCAAGCACTGAAGAAGAATTGCAGAAGCTGAAATCAGCACTATGCTGTTGGGGTTGCTTTCAGGTTTGGAATTCAACACTGTAAACCCagttctcttttcttcttttagagCTAAAAGTTGCATTTTACtcctttctatttaaaaaaaatggataaattattcatatacatgagataaaagagtaaattagtcattttattaaaaatttcattcattttcgtGGTTAAAAATTGGTTCCTATACGTCAATATATGGTACAAGTGATACCGCACGAGTTATTGTTTGATTATTATGTCATTTACGttagtttttaacaaaaaaaagttaattactctttaatttaatatatataaattagtttacccatttttaaataaaaaaacaaaacgtAATCTAACTCGTAATAAGTGATATCGGTGGTACTTCTATCATCTTTTAATCACTATCCACTAGTAAGGTTgcatatgtatgtatgtatgcatgtatgtatgtatgtaataGGTGGTTAATTTGTTTCAGGCTATAAATCATGGGATACCAAGTTCATTTCTTGATGAGATTCAGCAAGTGACGAGGGAATTCTTTCGACAGTCAAtggaagagaagaagaaatacAGCAAAGGAGTAGTGGAAGAGATGGAAGGGTATGGAGGTGATCCTTCACCTGAACAAGGTCAATTCCTTGACTGGCAAGATCGTTTGCTTCTCACGGTTTACCCTCATGATTTAAGGGTCCCCAAGTTTTGGCCTCAAAACCCTCAATCATTCAGGTGAGTTACCTTGGAGCAAAACTAGGAAATCGATATTgggtcaaaataaaaatttgaaactttgGAGGGGTCAAAAAGTAAACATTATGTTGAAAATGGCTTAAATTGAAGGGTATTGAAATTCTCGTACCTTTCCCCTTTCATTCAATTTGAGTAGTCCTATGCATAACATGAGTTTCTCAATGGTTCTTCACTATGAGAGACAGTTAGAATCATTGTTGTATGATATTTTCTGTTTGCACTGTCTACACTAATTAATAGttatcttttttcttcttttcttcaattCAGCTTTTTTTTACGAAACAACTTTAAATCATAAATCTACGAACCAAAATCTAACAACTTTCTTCTCCAATCTTCGATATTGACTATCaaatcaacttggatctaaggtatgttatTCTACTCGTTAATAAGTATTAGTCTACCGTACCGATTGTCAAATTGTCACTAGGAGCTTGCtagccaaatttaaaaaaaaaacttaactgCCAAGTGATTTTGGTTCAATGACTTAaacaaaaactttcaaatagtttagtgactattttgtatctttttgaccaaaacgtaaacttactaataattgagtgatattgtatataattttccttttacTGAAATGATTGTCTTATGTACTTTGATCACGGACTTTTATGCGCAACCATAACGGGCTTCATGATTGTGAAGATGTGACTAACCCACCATTCTTTATTGCAgcgaaattttagaaaattacacATGCAAGATGAGGATGGTGACAAAGCTTGTTTCAAAATCCATGGCTAAGTCATTGCATTTAGAGGAAAACTGTTTCTTGGAACAATTTGGTGAAGGAGCAACATTGCAAGCAAGGTTCAACCATTACCCATGTTGTCAAAGGCCTGACATTGTTCTTGGCTTAAAACCTCATTCAGATGGCACAGGTTACACCATCATCTTGCAAGATATTGAAGGCCTTCAAATCCTCCAAAATCAACAATGGCTTACTGTTCCCACCGTACCAAATGCCCTCTTCATCCTCATGGGTGATCAAATGGAGGTATACGTACATAAATACACAACTATggtgataaaaatataatgtaagCCTTTGTACTAAAAGTTAGATTGTGTTTGACTTGATCTCTCTACTctaaaaatgggcaaattaatctctgtacattaaatcaaagagcaaatcggtcattctgttaaaaaatttatccatatctactattaaaaactggtcATTGTACGTTAAAATGATGTGCACATAGCACGTCACATGTAACTTTATGGTTATTCTATTAGCAATGCGGTTTTGAACAATAgatatggatgaaaattttaacacaaatgatcaatttgctctttaatttaacgtataagaattaatttgtccatttttaagtaaattgaCCAAAATATAATCTGATTCCTAGTACAATGTCatctatgatacttttacttgattataatataagaaataaaCACGAACAAGAtaatgattatgattttttcGGAGAATATTTTTCGTAACTGTTGTACTTTTTATATTCGAAATTTGTGACAGATAATGACAAATAGGATATTCAAGAGCCCGGTTCACAGGGTAATAACAAACAAAGAGAAAGTGAGGACATCAATTGCAGTTTTCTACACACCAGAGAAAAACAAAGAGATTGGACCCCAAGATGGTCTAGTGAATGAGGAAAGACCAAGACTTTTCAAGCATGTTAAAGATTATGAAATCATACATTGGGAGCATTACCAAAGAGGTATGAGAGCTCTCCATGCTGcacaagtttaaaataattgGTTGGTTTTACGGTTTATGTGTGAGGTTCGTAGTTATCTTCTTAATACTATCGTTTTCAAGGTTTAAATTCGCGTTTTAAATAACTGTGTATATTAATGGGAATTTGGTTAAGTTTGGggtcaaaataataaatgattggGTTGAAAAAGGAATGTAATAAATATGTGTGGTGaaggaaaatatatgtaattaatatatgtttgtatgtaattagggctaatttaattaaagtgttactaaaaatattgtgaaaagttaaaatgtttgttttagatACGATGTTacaaagataatttaaaaatatttaaatttattaatat from Gossypium raimondii isolate GPD5lz chromosome 1, ASM2569854v1, whole genome shotgun sequence harbors:
- the LOC105786441 gene encoding protein SRG1, with protein sequence MASSSNTLAEVLLSRRVQEMVVNGEQPVSLYICRDEKDAQNAPISPLAPIPIIDLSLLSSSSTEEELQKLKSALCCWGCFQAINHGIPSSFLDEIQQVTREFFRQSMEEKKKYSKGVVEEMEGYGGDPSPEQGQFLDWQDRLLLTVYPHDLRVPKFWPQNPQSFSEILENYTCKMRMVTKLVSKSMAKSLHLEENCFLEQFGEGATLQARFNHYPCCQRPDIVLGLKPHSDGTGYTIILQDIEGLQILQNQQWLTVPTVPNALFILMGDQMEIMTNRIFKSPVHRVITNKEKVRTSIAVFYTPEKNKEIGPQDGLVNEERPRLFKHVKDYEIIHWEHYQRGMRALHAAQV